TGATCACCCGCTGGCGCCTTGAACCTAAAGCGGAAGACATGGAGAAATTCCGCAAAGGCGAACTGGTAGAACCAAAGAAACAGATCGTATTCTACATTGATCCCGCTACCCCCGCTAAATGGCGTAAATACCTGATCCAGGGTGTGAACGACTGGCAGGGTGCTTTCGAGCAGGCTGGTTTCAAAAACGCGATCGTAGCTAAAATGGCCCCCACTCCCCAGGAAGATTCTACCTGGAGCCTGGAAGATGCCCGTTATTCTGCTATCGTATACAAACCTTCTGAAGTTCCTAACGCCAGCGGCCCTCATGTACATGATCCCCGCTCCGGCGAAATCCTGGAAAGCCACATCAACTGGTACCATAACGTAATGCGCCTGCTGCGTAACTGGTATTTCATCCAGGCTTCTCCTAACGATGACCGCGCACGTAAAATGCAGTTTGATGATGAACTGATGGGCGAACTGATCCGCTTTGTATCTTCTCACGAAGTAGGTCATACTTTAGGTCTCCGTCACAACTTCGGCTCCAGCTCCGCCTACCCGGTTGAAAAACTGCGTGATAAAGAATGGGTGAAGAAGAACGGCCACGCTGCTTCTATCATGGACTATGCACGTTTCAACTATATCGCACAACCTGGTGACGGTATCACAGGAGCAGACCTTTATCCCCGGATCAATTTCTACGATAAATGGGCCATCGAATGGGGTTACAAACTGATCCCCGGTACAGATGCTGATTCAGAAAAGAAAACCCTGAACCAGTGGACCATCAACCGCCTGCAGGACAAGAAATTCTGGTTCGGTACAGAAACCAATCCGGATGATCCCCGTTCCCAGAACGAAGACCTTGGCGATGATGCGATGAAAGCCAGCGCTTATGGTATCAAAAACCTGCAACGCATTGTTCCTAACCTCATGGCCTGGACCCGCCAGGAAGGAGAAGGATATAATAACCTGGATGAATTGTACAAAGAAGTATACGGTCAGTATTTCCGCTACATAGGCCATGTTGCCAAAAACATCGGCGGTATCTACGAAACACCTAAAACCGTAGAACAAAGTGGTGCTATCTATGAAATCGTGCCTAAAGCCAAACAAAAAGAAGCCGTACAGTTCTTACAGACTAACCTCTTCACCACTCCAACATGGCTGGTGAACAAGGATATCTACAGCCGTATCAAGGCCAGCCCTGTTACCACTATCCAGTCTATGCAGGAATCTGCCCTCGGCCGTTTACTGAGCACCAACACGCTCCAGAAAATGCTGAATGCGGAAGCGGTAGAAAGCAACACCTATACCGTTACGGAATACATGAACGACCTGAAAAAAGGTATTTTCA
This DNA window, taken from Chitinophaga niabensis, encodes the following:
- a CDS encoding zinc-dependent metalloprotease, which gives rise to MTAVLAGMMCATCLLTTAPAEAQRKKKESTPVPAATPAKDTTARPPMMGPGGPKPGPKKFSEVITPKAKADSGMFNVYKLDDKFFVEIPDRLLGRDILVVNRISKSAADTRVGMMGFGGDQINENVIRFEKGPNNRIFLKNISFSERSKDSTQPMFNSVMNSNIQPIAASFDIKAFSKDNNGSVLDFTDYINSDNDILYFDGSLKSALKLGMPQSDKSYIQDVRSYPENLEIKTVKTYSKSGGPAGPGMPPSPGGNATLELNSSLVMLPAVPMQPRYFDPRVGFFATSLTDFDADPQGVKRLSMITRWRLEPKAEDMEKFRKGELVEPKKQIVFYIDPATPAKWRKYLIQGVNDWQGAFEQAGFKNAIVAKMAPTPQEDSTWSLEDARYSAIVYKPSEVPNASGPHVHDPRSGEILESHINWYHNVMRLLRNWYFIQASPNDDRARKMQFDDELMGELIRFVSSHEVGHTLGLRHNFGSSSAYPVEKLRDKEWVKKNGHAASIMDYARFNYIAQPGDGITGADLYPRINFYDKWAIEWGYKLIPGTDADSEKKTLNQWTINRLQDKKFWFGTETNPDDPRSQNEDLGDDAMKASAYGIKNLQRIVPNLMAWTRQEGEGYNNLDELYKEVYGQYFRYIGHVAKNIGGIYETPKTVEQSGAIYEIVPKAKQKEAVQFLQTNLFTTPTWLVNKDIYSRIKASPVTTIQSMQESALGRLLSTNTLQKMLNAEAVESNTYTVTEYMNDLKKGIFSEIYTRKPIDIYRRNLQKAYITSLTNLLKAPEVPAGLPAAFASMFPNPTKTDVTSVARATLVPLRTEIRNAAAGAADNLSRYHLQDLAERISVALDPK